A region from the Acanthopagrus latus isolate v.2019 chromosome 8, fAcaLat1.1, whole genome shotgun sequence genome encodes:
- the LOC119024807 gene encoding cytochrome c oxidase subunit 5A, mitochondrial-like has protein sequence MFRAAVRLSVSGVRSLTRTQPRCQAVLASRCYSHGKQETDEEFDARWVTYFNKPDIDAWELRKGMNTLIGYDLVPEPKILEAALRACRRLNDLASAIRILEAVKDKAGPHKDIYPYVIQELRPTLDELGISTPEELGIDKA, from the exons ATGTTCAGAGCCGCCGTCCGACTCTCGGTCTCCGGTGTCCGGAGTTTAACCCGCACGCAACCACGGTGCCAAg CTGTTTTGGCCTCAAGGTGTTACTCACATGGCAAGCAGGAGACGGATGAGGAGTTTGATGCCCGCTGGGTCACCTATTTTAACAAGCCAGACATTGACGCATGGGAGCTGAGAAAAG GGATGAACACATTGATTGGGTATGATCTGGTACCTGAGCCAAAGATTCTTGAGGCAGCACTGAGAGCCTGTCGGAGGTTAAATGACTTGGCCAGCGCTATCCGAATTCTGGAAGCTGTGAAG GACAAAGCTGGCCCTCATAAAGATATCTACCCGTATGTGATCCAAGAGCTGAGGCCAACATTAGACGAGCTCGGCATCTCTACACCCGAAGAGCTCGGCATCGACAAAGCATAG
- the LOC119024805 gene encoding AT-rich interactive domain-containing protein 3A-like, with product MMDYSKAQMSSFSEEGSSAGCPQLSPAGVKLEAVMEHLQRQQGAKLEMNLQEKHLLQAQFLFAQHAAAAARAPGSRLDSALFGKVDGPTYQAAQRALNSHLSRLDPDEEGSDEEEQEMVEPEENDEVEEDEDEEEEDGPHQQAKRPRIPFPFAPYSTPQSSAVKHLSESPTSAIKQEQEERELLSPAGQQAFTSPSGFADWGCDEPFKQRGGAIWPEENEGGKIRGEPSRDFAKLYELDNDPQRKEFLDDLFVFMQKRGTPVNRIPIMAKQVLDLYRLYKLVTEKGGLVEVINKKIWREITKGLNLPTSITSAAFTLRTQYMKYLYPFECEKKGLSSPGELQAAIDSNRREGRRPSYTNSLYRYSPSPSSAPHALLSSSTMQTIPTGHNGLHTSASPNLKRKTDEMSTPVIPSQLPMALALGQQQQQQQQLAQAATLEHLRERLERGAGGAAADGPEKKMMQLAEEQQRLMQQALQQNLLAIASHFNPMNLKLNNGHESKQDMSLKISTNGAASISVSVEVNGTVYSGMLFAQKSAGPVVSQAVTMAGTSGFSALSSSHSPSSSSSTSSKGPN from the exons ATGATGGATTACTCAAAGGCGCAAATG tCAAGCTTTTCTGAGGAGGGCAGCTCAGCCGGGTGTCCACAGCTCAGTCCTGCTGGGGTGAAGCTGGAGGCGGTGATGGAGCATCTGCAGAGACAGCAAGGAGCCAAACTGGAGATGAACCTGCAGGAGAAACATCTTCTTCAGGCTCAGTTCCTGTTCGCCCAACATGCTGCCGCCGCAGCCAGAGCTCCCGGCTCCCGATTAGACTCTGCGTTATTTGGCAAAGTAGATGGGCCGACTTATCAGGCAGCTCAGCGAGCCTTGAACAGCCATCTCAGCAGACTGGATCCAGATGAGGAAGGTtcagatgaggaggagcaggaaatgGTGGAGCCCGAAGAGAATGATGAggtggaggaagatgaggacgaggaggaggaggatgggcCTCATCAGCAGGCGAAGAGGCCTCGAATCCCCTTCCCCTTCGCTCCTTATTCCACACCTCAGTCGTCTGCTGTGAAGCATCTGTCTGAATCTCCAACTTCAGCCataaaacaggagcaggaggagagagagctgctgtctCCTGCAGGCCAGCAGGCCTTCACGTCACCCAGTGGCTTCGCTGACTGGGGCTGTGATGAGCCATTCAAACAG AGAGGAGGTGCCATCTGGCCTGAGGAGAATGAAGGAGGGAAAATAAGAGGCGAACCATCCAGGGACTTTGCCAAG CTTTATGAGCTTGATAATGATCCACAACGGAAGGAGTTTCTTGACGATCTCTTTGTCTTTATGCAGAAACGAG GAACTCCTGTGAACCGTATTCCCATCATGGCCAAGCAGGTGCTGGACCTGTACAGGCTTTATAAGCTGGTGACAGAGAAGGGAGGTCTTGTCGAGGTTATTAACAAGAAGATCTGGAGGGAGATCACCAAAGGGCTCAACCTCCCAACGTCAATCACCAGTGCAGCCTTCACCCTCCGCACACA GTATATGAAGTATTTGTACCCGTTTGAGTGTGAGAAAAAGGGGCTGAGCTCTCCAGGTGAGCTGCAGGCTGCCATCGATAGTAATCGCAGAGAGGGCAGACGTCCGAGCTACACCAACAGCCTGTACCGCTACTCTCCCTCCCCGAGCTCTGCTCCACatgccctcctctcctcatccacAATGCAAACCATTCCAACTGGACACAATGGCCTGCATACATCCGCTAGCCCAAACCTAAAGAGGAAGACAG ATGAGATGTCAACCCCTGTGATACCCAGTCAGCTGCCCATGGCTCTGGCActggggcagcagcagcagcagcagcagcagctggcacaAGCTGCCACATTAGAGCATctgagagagaggctggagcgaggagcaggaggagctgccgCCGACGGTCCAGAGAAGAAAATGATGCAGCTGGCGGAGGAGCAGCAGCGCCTCATGCAGCAGGCCCTCCAACAAAACCTCCTGGCCATCGCCTCTCACTTCAACCCCATGAATCTCAAACTTAACAATGGACATG AAAGCAAACAGGATATGTCTCTGAAAATCTCCACTAACGGAGCAGCGAgtatcagtgtgtctgtggaggtCAATGGCACCGTTTACTCAG